Part of the Rhipicephalus sanguineus isolate Rsan-2018 chromosome 5, BIME_Rsan_1.4, whole genome shotgun sequence genome is shown below.
TGCAGGTTACGCCGGCTTCTGGAGACCGGCCTGATGCACAAATGGGTGGCCGACAGCCAGGGCAACTGGCAGCGCTGCATTCAGACCAATGACAATATTGTGGAGAGCATCAGCCTGAAAGACACCATGCCCTTCTTTCTGCTGTGGGGATTCATGTGCGGCCTAGCCTTCTGTGCCTTCCTCTGCGAGCTGGGATGCAATAGATTGCTCAAGGGCCGCCGCACTGACAGACGCTGAAGCGCAACACGACAGTCCACTACAGCGTTAGAATGCCCCTGTAAACGTGGTAGGGAATATTTTAAAACTTGCCGTaagcacagacacacacaaaaaaaaacgttttagaACACGTCACGAAGAAATCAATCTTCACTTCAGGTTCGAAACGAACACGTTAGAATAAAAGCTCCT
Proteins encoded:
- the LOC119393896 gene encoding uncharacterized protein LOC119393896; this encodes MVAARRAVVLVEQGSILLRIARFCERQNIRTFVVAKHPLDRSPYGYVYSKFIEKNFFRKIFATLRRLLETGLMHKWVADSQGNWQRCIQTNDNIVESISLKDTMPFFLLWGFMCGLAFCAFLCELGCNRLLKGRRTDRR